The following proteins are co-located in the Lagenorhynchus albirostris chromosome 2, mLagAlb1.1, whole genome shotgun sequence genome:
- the FGR gene encoding tyrosine-protein kinase Fgr isoform X2: MGCVFCKKLEPGPKEDGGLEEDFRGYGAADCCGPAPTQGRPASSFAHIPNYNHFSPQPASPAFLNGGTIRGISGTGVTLFIALYDYEARTEDDLTFAKGEKFHILNNIEGDWWEARSLSSGQTGYIPSNYVAPVDSIQAEEWYFGKIGRKDSERQLLSPGNPRGAFLIRESETTKGAYSLSIRDWDQARGDHVKHYKIRKLDTGGYYITTRAQFDSVQELVQHYLEVNDGLCHLLTAACTTVKPQTLGLAKDAWEISRSSIALERRLGTGCFGDVWLGMWNGSTKVAVKTLKPGTMSPKAFLAEAQIMKLLRHDKLVQLYAVVSEEPIYIVTEFLCHGSLLEFLKDREGWDLRLPQLVDMAAQVAEGMAYMERMNYIHRDLRAANILVGERLLCKIADFGLARLIEDDEYNPHQGTKFPIKWTAPEAALFGRFTIKSDVWSFGILLTELITKGRVPYPGMNKREVLEQVEHGYHMPCPTGCPASLYEVMEQTWRLDPDERPTFEYLQSFLEDYFTSTEPQYQPGDET, encoded by the exons ATGGGCTGTGTGTTCTGCAAGAAGTTGGAGCCGGGGCCCAAGGAGGATGGTGGCCTGGAAGAGGACTTCAGGGGCTACGGGGCTGCAGACTGCTGTGGCCCTGCCCCTACTCAGGGCCGGCCTGCATCCTCCTTCGCCCATATCCCCAACTACAACCACTTCTCCCCTCAGCCCGCCAGCCCCGCCTTCCTCAATGGGGGCACCATCAGGGGCATCTCAG GGACTGGGGTGACCCTGTTCATCGCCCTTTATGACTATGAGGCCCGAACAGAGGATGACCTCACCTTCGCCAAGGGCGAGAAGTTCCACATCCTGAACAACAT CGAGGGTGACTGGTGGGAGGCTCGGTCCCTCAGCTCTGGACAAACTGGCTACATTCCCAGCAACTACGTGGCCCCTGTGGACTCCATCCAGGCTGAAGA GTGGTACTTTGGAAAGATCGGGAGGAAGGACTCAGAGAGGCAGCTGCTCTCCCCGGGGAACCCCCGGGGGGCCTTTCTCATTCGAGAGAGCGAGACCACCAAAG GCGCCTACTCCCTGTCCATCCGGGATTGGGACCAGGCCAGAGGCGATCACGTGAAGCATTACAAGATCCGCAAGCTGGACACAGGTGGCTACTACATCACCACGAGGGCTCAGTTCGACTCGGTACAGGAGCTGGTGCAGCACTACCTGG AGGTGAACGATGGGCTGTGCCACCTGCTCACGGCGGCCTGCACCACCGTGAAGCCGCAGACGCTGGGCCTGGCCAAGGACGCCTGGGAGATCAGCCGCAGCTCCATCGCGCTCGAGCGGCGGCTGGGTACCGGCTGCTTCGGGGATGTGTGGCTGG GCATGTGGAACGGCAGCACGAAGGTGGCGGTGAAGACGCTGAAGCCGGGCACCATGTCCCCGAAGGCCTTCCTGGCGGAGGCGCAGATCATGAAGCTGCTGCGCCATGACAAGCTGGTGCAGCTGTACGCAGTCGTGTCGGAGGAGCCCATCTACATCGTGACAGAATTCCTGTGCCACG GTAGCTTGCTGGAGTTCCTCAAGGACCGGGAGGGCTGGGATTTGAGGCTGCCCCAACTGGTGGACATGGCAGCCCAG GTAGCTGAGGGCATGGCCTACATGGAGCGCATGAACTACATCCACCGAGACCTGAGGGCAGCCAACATCCTTGTGGGGGAGCGGCTGCTGTGCAAGATTGCTGACTTTGGGCTGGCCCGTCTCATTGAGGATGATGAATACAACCCCCATCAAG GGACCAAGTTCCCCATCAAGTGGACAGCCCCAGAGGCTGCCCTCTTTGGCAGATTCACCATCAAGTCAGATGTGTGGTCCTTTGGGATCCTGCTCACTGAACTCATCACCAAGGGCCGAGTCCCCTACCCAG GCATGAATAAACGGGAAGTGCTGGAACAGGTGGAGCATGGCTACCACATGCCGTGCCCCACAGGCTGCCCAGCATCCCTGTACGAGGTCATGGAACAGACCTGGCGTCTGGACCCGGATGAGAGGCCTACCTTCGAGTACCTGCAGTCCTTCCTGGAGGACTACTTCACCTCCACAGAACCCCAGTACCAGCCTGGGGATGAGACATAG
- the FGR gene encoding tyrosine-protein kinase Fgr isoform X1: MDLKEDGARGMGCVFCKKLEPGPKEDGGLEEDFRGYGAADCCGPAPTQGRPASSFAHIPNYNHFSPQPASPAFLNGGTIRGISGTGVTLFIALYDYEARTEDDLTFAKGEKFHILNNIEGDWWEARSLSSGQTGYIPSNYVAPVDSIQAEEWYFGKIGRKDSERQLLSPGNPRGAFLIRESETTKGAYSLSIRDWDQARGDHVKHYKIRKLDTGGYYITTRAQFDSVQELVQHYLEVNDGLCHLLTAACTTVKPQTLGLAKDAWEISRSSIALERRLGTGCFGDVWLGMWNGSTKVAVKTLKPGTMSPKAFLAEAQIMKLLRHDKLVQLYAVVSEEPIYIVTEFLCHGSLLEFLKDREGWDLRLPQLVDMAAQVAEGMAYMERMNYIHRDLRAANILVGERLLCKIADFGLARLIEDDEYNPHQGTKFPIKWTAPEAALFGRFTIKSDVWSFGILLTELITKGRVPYPGMNKREVLEQVEHGYHMPCPTGCPASLYEVMEQTWRLDPDERPTFEYLQSFLEDYFTSTEPQYQPGDET, from the exons ATGGACCTCAAGGAAGATGG GGCACGTGGAATGGGCTGTGTGTTCTGCAAGAAGTTGGAGCCGGGGCCCAAGGAGGATGGTGGCCTGGAAGAGGACTTCAGGGGCTACGGGGCTGCAGACTGCTGTGGCCCTGCCCCTACTCAGGGCCGGCCTGCATCCTCCTTCGCCCATATCCCCAACTACAACCACTTCTCCCCTCAGCCCGCCAGCCCCGCCTTCCTCAATGGGGGCACCATCAGGGGCATCTCAG GGACTGGGGTGACCCTGTTCATCGCCCTTTATGACTATGAGGCCCGAACAGAGGATGACCTCACCTTCGCCAAGGGCGAGAAGTTCCACATCCTGAACAACAT CGAGGGTGACTGGTGGGAGGCTCGGTCCCTCAGCTCTGGACAAACTGGCTACATTCCCAGCAACTACGTGGCCCCTGTGGACTCCATCCAGGCTGAAGA GTGGTACTTTGGAAAGATCGGGAGGAAGGACTCAGAGAGGCAGCTGCTCTCCCCGGGGAACCCCCGGGGGGCCTTTCTCATTCGAGAGAGCGAGACCACCAAAG GCGCCTACTCCCTGTCCATCCGGGATTGGGACCAGGCCAGAGGCGATCACGTGAAGCATTACAAGATCCGCAAGCTGGACACAGGTGGCTACTACATCACCACGAGGGCTCAGTTCGACTCGGTACAGGAGCTGGTGCAGCACTACCTGG AGGTGAACGATGGGCTGTGCCACCTGCTCACGGCGGCCTGCACCACCGTGAAGCCGCAGACGCTGGGCCTGGCCAAGGACGCCTGGGAGATCAGCCGCAGCTCCATCGCGCTCGAGCGGCGGCTGGGTACCGGCTGCTTCGGGGATGTGTGGCTGG GCATGTGGAACGGCAGCACGAAGGTGGCGGTGAAGACGCTGAAGCCGGGCACCATGTCCCCGAAGGCCTTCCTGGCGGAGGCGCAGATCATGAAGCTGCTGCGCCATGACAAGCTGGTGCAGCTGTACGCAGTCGTGTCGGAGGAGCCCATCTACATCGTGACAGAATTCCTGTGCCACG GTAGCTTGCTGGAGTTCCTCAAGGACCGGGAGGGCTGGGATTTGAGGCTGCCCCAACTGGTGGACATGGCAGCCCAG GTAGCTGAGGGCATGGCCTACATGGAGCGCATGAACTACATCCACCGAGACCTGAGGGCAGCCAACATCCTTGTGGGGGAGCGGCTGCTGTGCAAGATTGCTGACTTTGGGCTGGCCCGTCTCATTGAGGATGATGAATACAACCCCCATCAAG GGACCAAGTTCCCCATCAAGTGGACAGCCCCAGAGGCTGCCCTCTTTGGCAGATTCACCATCAAGTCAGATGTGTGGTCCTTTGGGATCCTGCTCACTGAACTCATCACCAAGGGCCGAGTCCCCTACCCAG GCATGAATAAACGGGAAGTGCTGGAACAGGTGGAGCATGGCTACCACATGCCGTGCCCCACAGGCTGCCCAGCATCCCTGTACGAGGTCATGGAACAGACCTGGCGTCTGGACCCGGATGAGAGGCCTACCTTCGAGTACCTGCAGTCCTTCCTGGAGGACTACTTCACCTCCACAGAACCCCAGTACCAGCCTGGGGATGAGACATAG
- the FGR gene encoding tyrosine-protein kinase Fgr isoform X3, protein MDLKEDGRARGMGCVFCKKLEPGPKEDGGLEEDFRGYGAADCCGPAPTQGRPASSFAHIPNYNHFSPQPASPAFLNGGTIRGISGTGVTLFIALYDYEARTEDDLTFAKGEKFHILNNIEGDWWEARSLSSGQTGYIPSNYVAPVDSIQAEEWYFGKIGRKDSERQLLSPGNPRGAFLIRESETTKGAYSLSIRDWDQARGDHVKHYKIRKLDTGGYYITTRAQFDSVQELVQHYLEVNDGLCHLLTAACTTVKPQTLGLAKDAWEISRSSIALERRLGTGCFGDVWLGMWNGSTKVAVKTLKPGTMSPKAFLAEAQIMKLLRHDKLVQLYAVVSEEPIYIVTEFLCHGSLLEFLKDREGWDLRLPQLVDMAAQVAEGMAYMERMNYIHRDLRAANILVGERLLCKIADFGLARLIEDDEYNPHQGTKFPIKWTAPEAALFGRFTIKSDVWSFGILLTELITKGRVPYPGMNKREVLEQVEHGYHMPCPTGCPASLYEVMEQTWRLDPDERPTFEYLQSFLEDYFTSTEPQYQPGDET, encoded by the exons ATGGACCTCAAGGAAGATGG CAGGGCACGTGGAATGGGCTGTGTGTTCTGCAAGAAGTTGGAGCCGGGGCCCAAGGAGGATGGTGGCCTGGAAGAGGACTTCAGGGGCTACGGGGCTGCAGACTGCTGTGGCCCTGCCCCTACTCAGGGCCGGCCTGCATCCTCCTTCGCCCATATCCCCAACTACAACCACTTCTCCCCTCAGCCCGCCAGCCCCGCCTTCCTCAATGGGGGCACCATCAGGGGCATCTCAG GGACTGGGGTGACCCTGTTCATCGCCCTTTATGACTATGAGGCCCGAACAGAGGATGACCTCACCTTCGCCAAGGGCGAGAAGTTCCACATCCTGAACAACAT CGAGGGTGACTGGTGGGAGGCTCGGTCCCTCAGCTCTGGACAAACTGGCTACATTCCCAGCAACTACGTGGCCCCTGTGGACTCCATCCAGGCTGAAGA GTGGTACTTTGGAAAGATCGGGAGGAAGGACTCAGAGAGGCAGCTGCTCTCCCCGGGGAACCCCCGGGGGGCCTTTCTCATTCGAGAGAGCGAGACCACCAAAG GCGCCTACTCCCTGTCCATCCGGGATTGGGACCAGGCCAGAGGCGATCACGTGAAGCATTACAAGATCCGCAAGCTGGACACAGGTGGCTACTACATCACCACGAGGGCTCAGTTCGACTCGGTACAGGAGCTGGTGCAGCACTACCTGG AGGTGAACGATGGGCTGTGCCACCTGCTCACGGCGGCCTGCACCACCGTGAAGCCGCAGACGCTGGGCCTGGCCAAGGACGCCTGGGAGATCAGCCGCAGCTCCATCGCGCTCGAGCGGCGGCTGGGTACCGGCTGCTTCGGGGATGTGTGGCTGG GCATGTGGAACGGCAGCACGAAGGTGGCGGTGAAGACGCTGAAGCCGGGCACCATGTCCCCGAAGGCCTTCCTGGCGGAGGCGCAGATCATGAAGCTGCTGCGCCATGACAAGCTGGTGCAGCTGTACGCAGTCGTGTCGGAGGAGCCCATCTACATCGTGACAGAATTCCTGTGCCACG GTAGCTTGCTGGAGTTCCTCAAGGACCGGGAGGGCTGGGATTTGAGGCTGCCCCAACTGGTGGACATGGCAGCCCAG GTAGCTGAGGGCATGGCCTACATGGAGCGCATGAACTACATCCACCGAGACCTGAGGGCAGCCAACATCCTTGTGGGGGAGCGGCTGCTGTGCAAGATTGCTGACTTTGGGCTGGCCCGTCTCATTGAGGATGATGAATACAACCCCCATCAAG GGACCAAGTTCCCCATCAAGTGGACAGCCCCAGAGGCTGCCCTCTTTGGCAGATTCACCATCAAGTCAGATGTGTGGTCCTTTGGGATCCTGCTCACTGAACTCATCACCAAGGGCCGAGTCCCCTACCCAG GCATGAATAAACGGGAAGTGCTGGAACAGGTGGAGCATGGCTACCACATGCCGTGCCCCACAGGCTGCCCAGCATCCCTGTACGAGGTCATGGAACAGACCTGGCGTCTGGACCCGGATGAGAGGCCTACCTTCGAGTACCTGCAGTCCTTCCTGGAGGACTACTTCACCTCCACAGAACCCCAGTACCAGCCTGGGGATGAGACATAG